One genomic segment of Procambarus clarkii isolate CNS0578487 chromosome 34, FALCON_Pclarkii_2.0, whole genome shotgun sequence includes these proteins:
- the LOC138371068 gene encoding uncharacterized protein — protein sequence MVPPVPSVIPATGPSVIPATGPSVIPATGPSAIPATGPRAIHATSPSAMPTTSAMPATGPRAIPDTGTSAIPATSAIPATSAIPATGPSAIPATGPSAMPATSATMVHLPPDTTSSRSHIHQTLVTNTRNP from the coding sequence ATGGTGCCACCGGTCCCCAGTGTCATCCCTGCCACCGGTCCAAGTGTCATCCCTGCCACCGGTCCCAGTGTCATCCCTGCCACCGGTCCAAGTGCCATCCCTGCCACCGGTCCCAGAGCCATCCATGCCACTAGTCCCAGTGCCATGCCTACCACCAGTGCCATGCCTGCCACCGGTCCCAGAGCCATCCCTGACACCGGTACCAGTGCCATCCCTGCAACCAGTGCCATCCCTGCAACCAGTGCCATCCCTGCCACCGGTCCAAGTGCCATACCTGCCACCGGTCCAAGTGCCATGcctgccaccagtgccaccatggtacacctaccaccagacaccaccagcagcaggagccacATCCACCAGACCCTGGTAACAAACACTCGAAACCCTTAA